One stretch of candidate division KSB1 bacterium DNA includes these proteins:
- a CDS encoding D-aminoacylase, translating into MNRRKFCVLLLWVTLFLSANYSPAASSKYELVIKNGRIADGSGNPWFYADIGINNGKIAKIGRIDASEAAQVIDAQKLIVAPGFIDVHAHVETGIMRMPTADNFLMMGVTTIVTGNCGGSWLAVGDSLRALGAKGVSLNVATLIGHNTVRRAVMKEEARDPSPDELEKMQQLVEQAMRDGAVGLSTGLIYIPGTFAKTDEIVALAKVAARHNGIYASHIRNEGNDVVAAIKEAIFIGETAGLPVEISHFKISSKKLWGQSRLTTSLIREARERGLQVTIDQYAYPASSTGLDILLPDWVHDGGREAAAARLRDPGQREQIKKEMIKMQRDRGLKNYSFAFVANYRPDSTFNGKSIAAITRQIRGTKNVEAQAEQIIDMYLASEGRVGMVYHSMSEEDVEHIMQQPFCMVASDAGVIEMGRGVPHPRGYGNNVRVLGKYVREKKLLGLEDAIRKMTSLPAQTFGFWDRGLIREGFAADLVIFDAQKVADQATFENPHQYAAGIRCVLVNGRIVVNEGKHTGARAGKIL; encoded by the coding sequence ATGAACCGCCGAAAGTTTTGCGTCCTGCTGTTGTGGGTCACGCTTTTTCTCTCAGCCAATTATAGTCCGGCTGCGTCTTCAAAATATGAACTGGTGATCAAGAACGGCCGCATCGCGGACGGCAGCGGCAATCCGTGGTTTTATGCCGACATCGGTATCAACAACGGTAAAATCGCCAAAATCGGCCGGATCGATGCGAGCGAAGCGGCGCAAGTCATCGACGCGCAAAAGTTGATCGTGGCGCCTGGATTCATCGACGTGCACGCGCACGTGGAAACCGGCATCATGCGCATGCCGACCGCCGATAATTTCCTGATGATGGGCGTGACCACCATCGTCACCGGCAACTGCGGCGGCTCGTGGCTGGCCGTTGGCGACTCGTTGCGCGCCCTTGGAGCAAAGGGCGTTTCACTCAATGTCGCGACGTTGATTGGCCACAACACGGTGCGCCGCGCCGTGATGAAAGAGGAAGCGCGTGATCCCTCGCCGGACGAATTGGAGAAGATGCAACAGTTGGTCGAGCAAGCCATGCGCGACGGCGCCGTTGGCCTCTCGACCGGCCTCATTTACATTCCCGGCACGTTTGCGAAAACCGATGAAATCGTCGCCCTCGCCAAAGTCGCCGCCAGGCACAATGGCATTTACGCCAGCCACATTCGCAACGAAGGCAACGACGTCGTCGCTGCAATCAAGGAAGCTATTTTCATCGGCGAGACCGCGGGGTTGCCGGTGGAAATTTCGCATTTCAAAATTTCAAGCAAAAAATTGTGGGGGCAAAGCCGGTTGACGACGAGCTTGATTCGTGAAGCCAGAGAACGTGGCCTGCAAGTGACGATCGATCAGTACGCTTATCCGGCTTCGAGCACCGGGCTTGATATTCTTTTGCCGGACTGGGTGCACGATGGCGGCCGCGAGGCGGCTGCAGCACGTTTGCGCGACCCCGGGCAGCGGGAGCAAATAAAAAAGGAGATGATCAAAATGCAGCGCGACCGCGGGCTCAAAAATTATTCCTTCGCCTTTGTCGCCAACTATCGGCCGGATTCGACTTTCAACGGCAAAAGCATTGCGGCGATCACCAGGCAAATCCGCGGCACGAAAAACGTCGAAGCGCAGGCCGAGCAAATCATCGACATGTATTTGGCCAGCGAGGGGCGCGTCGGCATGGTTTATCACAGCATGAGCGAGGAGGACGTCGAACACATCATGCAGCAGCCGTTTTGCATGGTCGCTTCCGATGCCGGCGTCATTGAAATGGGACGCGGCGTGCCGCATCCGCGCGGTTACGGCAACAACGTTCGCGTGCTCGGCAAATACGTCCGCGAGAAAAAATTGCTCGGCCTCGAAGACGCCATTCGCAAGATGACCTCGCTGCCGGCGCAAACTTTCGGCTTCTGGGATCGCGGCTTGATTCGCGAAGGCTTTGCCGCCGATCTCGTCATTTTCGACGCGCAGAAAGTTGCCGACCAAGCCACGTTCGAGAATCCGCATCAATACGCCGCCGGCATTCGCTGCGTGTTGGTGAATGGAAGGATCGTCGTGAACGAAGGCAAGCACACCGGGGCGCGGGCGGGGAAAATTCTTTAA
- a CDS encoding RNA ligase family protein translates to MLLESIQHLEKLKDVVVTEKLDGENTRLYRGKWNEQKIRACWRGASFYGEEQEGCVVGHAASFSYVDFKYNVTKYARASHVRTTKHWKRGTIISNQLAKG, encoded by the coding sequence ATTTTGTTAGAATCAATACAACATCTCGAAAAACTCAAAGACGTCGTCGTCACCGAAAAGCTGGATGGTGAGAACACCAGGCTGTATCGCGGCAAGTGGAACGAGCAAAAAATCCGCGCGTGCTGGCGCGGCGCCTCTTTTTATGGAGAAGAGCAAGAAGGCTGCGTCGTGGGCCATGCGGCAAGTTTCAGCTATGTCGATTTCAAATACAACGTCACAAAATATGCAAGAGCAAGCCACGTCCGCACGACTAAACACTGGAAGCGCGGCACTATTATTTCGAATCAACTGGCGAAAGGATAA
- a CDS encoding TonB-dependent receptor, protein MQRNIFPLLILALAVSGQAQILAIKDKVTRQPLAGVSVHSKNPAASGITDARGHVELSKFKNADSIHIDLIGYQRGVYSYKQLEEMQFTLFLEETSIPLNGVVVSAVRWAQAAREVPNKIASIRATEVNLQNPQTAADLLGASGEIFIQKSQLGGGSPMIRGFATNRVLIAVDGVRMNNAIFRSGNLQNVIALDPFATENAEVVFGPGSVIYGSDAIGGVMGFHTLAPKFSTNGEPLVRGSATVRNSSASFEKTGHAHLNIGLQKWAFLSSVTYTDFDNLKMGSNGPDEYLRREFQDRVNGQDVATTNPDPEEQTESGYSQLNLMQKIRFEPNAAWNFSYGFHYSASTDVPRYDRLIEYRRGRLRSAEWYYGPQKWLMNALNLQHARDRGWYDNARLTLAYQHFEESRHDRNFGDSRLNHRSETVNAYSANLDFDKSWREKHRLFYGAEVVFNRVGSVASGENIATGATVPISTRYPDGSTWNSYAAYLSYRFHASRKVILQSGLRYNLATLDAKFDTRFFPFPFTSASLNTGALTGSTGVVYNPDESWNLSANFSTGFRAPNIDDVGKVFDSAPGSVIVPNPGLKPEYAYNTELGIAKTFGSVAKADVAGYFTFLDAALVRRNFTLNGQDSIVYDGALSQVQAIQNAANAHVYGIQAGLELKLPAGFTLSSRFNFQKGEEELDDGSTAPLRHAGPWFGTTHLIYRRDRLKADFYGVYNGEISFDDLAPEERGKPHIYAVDANGNPHSPSWYTLNLKVQYQLADLLMLIAGVENITDQRYRPYSSGIVAPGRNFIAAVKASF, encoded by the coding sequence ATGCAAAGAAATATATTCCCATTGCTCATCCTGGCGTTGGCGGTTTCCGGCCAGGCCCAGATTTTGGCGATAAAAGACAAAGTCACCCGCCAGCCGCTGGCAGGTGTGAGTGTGCACAGCAAAAATCCGGCAGCATCCGGCATAACGGATGCCCGCGGGCATGTTGAATTGTCCAAATTCAAAAACGCGGACAGCATTCACATCGACTTGATCGGCTACCAGCGCGGCGTTTACAGCTATAAACAGCTCGAAGAGATGCAATTCACTCTGTTTTTGGAAGAAACCTCGATTCCGCTGAACGGCGTGGTGGTGTCGGCTGTGCGTTGGGCGCAGGCGGCGCGTGAGGTTCCAAACAAAATCGCCTCGATACGCGCGACGGAAGTCAATCTGCAAAATCCGCAAACCGCTGCCGATCTGCTCGGCGCTTCCGGCGAAATTTTCATTCAGAAGAGCCAGTTGGGCGGCGGCAGTCCGATGATTCGAGGTTTTGCCACCAATCGCGTGCTCATCGCCGTGGATGGCGTGCGCATGAACAACGCCATATTCCGCAGCGGCAATTTGCAAAATGTCATCGCGCTCGATCCATTTGCCACCGAGAATGCCGAAGTGGTGTTCGGCCCGGGTTCGGTGATTTACGGCAGTGATGCCATCGGTGGCGTGATGGGTTTTCATACGCTGGCGCCCAAATTTTCAACGAATGGCGAGCCCTTGGTACGAGGCTCGGCCACGGTTAGAAACAGCTCGGCGAGTTTCGAGAAAACCGGCCATGCCCATTTGAATATCGGCCTGCAAAAATGGGCGTTCTTATCCAGCGTAACTTACACCGATTTCGATAATCTGAAGATGGGCAGCAACGGGCCGGACGAATATCTGCGCCGGGAATTTCAGGATCGCGTCAATGGACAGGACGTCGCCACAACCAATCCCGATCCGGAAGAACAGACTGAAAGCGGTTACAGCCAATTGAATCTGATGCAAAAAATCCGCTTCGAGCCGAACGCCGCGTGGAATTTCAGTTATGGATTCCACTATTCAGCATCAACAGACGTGCCCAGGTACGACCGGCTCATCGAATATCGCCGGGGCCGCTTGCGGTCAGCCGAATGGTATTATGGCCCACAAAAATGGCTTATGAACGCATTGAACCTGCAGCACGCGCGAGACCGCGGCTGGTACGATAACGCGCGTTTGACGCTGGCTTACCAACATTTCGAGGAAAGCCGCCACGATCGCAATTTCGGCGACTCGCGACTGAACCATCGCAGCGAAACCGTGAATGCTTATAGTGCCAACCTCGATTTTGACAAAAGTTGGCGTGAAAAGCACCGGCTGTTCTATGGCGCTGAAGTCGTGTTCAACCGGGTCGGCTCGGTGGCATCAGGTGAAAACATCGCAACCGGAGCAACGGTGCCGATCAGCACGCGCTACCCCGACGGCTCGACATGGAACTCTTATGCTGCTTATTTGAGCTACCGCTTCCATGCCAGCCGGAAAGTTATTTTGCAATCCGGTCTGCGGTACAACCTGGCAACACTCGACGCGAAATTCGACACGAGGTTTTTTCCATTTCCCTTCACCTCCGCCAGCTTGAATACCGGCGCGCTGACCGGCAGCACCGGCGTGGTTTATAATCCGGACGAAAGCTGGAACCTCAGCGCGAATTTTTCCACCGGATTCCGCGCACCCAATATCGACGATGTCGGCAAAGTTTTCGACTCCGCGCCGGGTTCGGTCATCGTTCCCAATCCCGGCTTGAAACCGGAGTATGCCTACAACACCGAGCTGGGCATCGCCAAAACCTTTGGCAGCGTTGCAAAAGCAGATGTTGCCGGCTACTTTACTTTTCTCGACGCGGCGCTGGTGCGGCGCAACTTCACGCTCAACGGCCAGGACAGCATCGTGTATGACGGCGCGTTGAGCCAGGTGCAGGCCATTCAAAACGCCGCCAACGCGCACGTTTATGGCATTCAGGCCGGCCTCGAGCTCAAGCTGCCCGCCGGCTTCACGCTGTCATCCCGCTTCAACTTTCAAAAGGGCGAAGAAGAGCTGGACGACGGCAGCACCGCGCCGCTGCGCCATGCCGGACCCTGGTTTGGCACAACCCATCTGATTTATCGCCGCGACCGGTTGAAAGCGGATTTTTACGGCGTTTACAATGGCGAAATTTCTTTTGACGATTTGGCGCCGGAGGAGCGAGGCAAGCCGCATATCTACGCCGTTGATGCAAATGGCAATCCCCATTCGCCGAGCTGGTACACGTTGAATTTGAAGGTGCAGTATCAATTGGCTGATTTGCTCATGCTCATTGCCGGCGTGGAAAACATCACGGATCAGCGATACCGGCCTTACTCCTCCGGCATCGTGGCGCCGGGGAGGAATTTTATTGCGGCGGTGAAGGCGAGTTTTTGA